The following proteins are encoded in a genomic region of Glycine max cultivar Williams 82 chromosome 18, Glycine_max_v4.0, whole genome shotgun sequence:
- the LOC100527893 gene encoding uridine kinase-like protein isoform X1 has translation MDTKSAVELMESSAEVHFSGFHMDGFEQRKASIEQPTTSETDMYKQPFVIGVAGGAASGKTTVCDMIIQQLHDQRVVLVNQDSFYNNLTEEELTRVQDYNFDHPDAFDTEQLLRVMDKLKHGEAVDIPKYDFKSYKSDDMLRRVNPSDVIILEGILVFHDPRVRELMNMKIFVDTDADVRLARRIRRDTTEKGRDIGAVLDQYSKFVKPAFDDFILPTKKYADIIIPRGGDNHVAIDLIVQHIRTKLGQHDLCKIYPNLYVIQSTFQIRGMHTLIRDAKTTKHDFVFYSDRLIRLVVEHGLGHLPFTEKQVITPTGSVYTGVDFCKRLCGVSVIRSGESMENALRACCKGIKIGKILIHREGDNGQQVSSSASMVWYKSLFHLVILTSYALINDQLIYEKLPNDISDRHVLLLDPILGTGNSAVQAISLLIKKGVPESNIIFLNLISAPKGVHVVCKSFPRIKIVTSEIEIGLNEDFRVIPGMGEFGDRYFGTDDDDEQVVVSSQ, from the exons ATGGATACTAAGTCGGCTGTAGAATTAATGGAGTCTTCCGCAGAGGTTCATTTTTCTGGATTTCACATGGATGGTTTTGAGCAAAGAAAGGCTAGCATAGAACAACCAACAACCTCAGAAACTGACATGTATAAACAACCTTTTGTCATAG GTGTTGCTGGGGGTGCAGCATCTGGCAAGACAACAGTTTGTGATATGATTATTCAGCAGCTTCATGATCAACGAGTTGTACTTGTTAATCAG GATTCTTTTTACAATAACTTGACGGAGGAGGAACTTACAAGAGTACAAGATTACAACTTTGACCATCCTG ATGCTTTTGATACTGAGCAATTGCTACGCGTTATGGACAAGTTGAAGCATGGCGAAGCTGTAGATATTCCAAAGTATGATTTTAAGAGTTACAAGAGTGATGACATGTTAAGAAGG GTGAACCCTTCAGATGTTATAATTTTAGAAGGCATCCTTGTTTTCCATGATCCACGTGTTCGGGAGTTGATGAATATGAAGATATTTGTTGACACAG ATGCTGATGTTCGTTTGGCAAGAAGGATTAGGCGTGACACTACTGAGAAGGGTCGGGATATTGGAGCAGTTCTTGATCAG TATTCAAAATTTGTGAAGCCAGCTTTTGATGACTTTATTCTTCCAACAAAGAAGTATGCTGATATAATTATACCCCGTGGAGGAGATAATCATGTGGCCATTGATTTGATTGTACAGCATATTCGCACAAAGCTTGGTCAGCATGACCTGTGTAAAATATATCCTAATTTGTATGTCATTCAGTCAACTTTTCAG ATACGGGGTATGCATACCCTGATACGTGATGCCAAGACAACAAAgcatgattttgtattttactCTGATCGATTGATTCGATTG GTTGTGGAACATGGTTTGGGGCATCTGCCATTTACAGAAAAGCAAGTAATCACTCCTACTG GTTCTGTATACACTGGTGTTGATTTTTGTAAAAGGTTGTGTGGTGTCTCTGTTATCAGAAG TGGGGAGAGTATGGAGAATGCTTTGAGAGCATGCTGTAAAGGTATCAAGATTGGGAAAATTTTAATTCACAGAGAAGGTGACAATGGTCAGCAGGTTAGTTCATCTGCATCTATGGTTTGGTACAAATCTCTGTTTCATTTGGTGATACTGACATCTTATGCTTTGATTAATGATCAGCTAATATATGAAAAGTTGCCAAATGATATCTCTGATAGGCATGTGTTACTGTTGGACCCTATACTTGGCACag GGAATTCGGCTGTTCAAGCAATTTCTTTACTCATAAAAAAGGGTGTACCTGAGTCCaacattatatttcttaatctcATATCT GCACCTAAAGGTGTGCATGTGGTATGCAAAAGTTTTCCAAGAATAAAGATAGTAACATCTGAGATTGAGATTGGTTTGAATGAAGATTTCCGTGTCATACCTGGCATGGGCGAGTTTGGAGATCGGTACTTTGgaacagatgatgatgatgagcaaGTGGTAGTTTCTTCCCAGTAG
- the LOC100527893 gene encoding uridine kinase-like protein isoform X2 produces MGATYVSGVAGGAASGKTTVCDMIIQQLHDQRVVLVNQDSFYNNLTEEELTRVQDYNFDHPDAFDTEQLLRVMDKLKHGEAVDIPKYDFKSYKSDDMLRRVNPSDVIILEGILVFHDPRVRELMNMKIFVDTDADVRLARRIRRDTTEKGRDIGAVLDQYSKFVKPAFDDFILPTKKYADIIIPRGGDNHVAIDLIVQHIRTKLGQHDLCKIYPNLYVIQSTFQIRGMHTLIRDAKTTKHDFVFYSDRLIRLVVEHGLGHLPFTEKQVITPTGSVYTGVDFCKRLCGVSVIRSGESMENALRACCKGIKIGKILIHREGDNGQQLIYEKLPNDISDRHVLLLDPILGTGNSAVQAISLLIKKGVPESNIIFLNLISAPKGVHVVCKSFPRIKIVTSEIEIGLNEDFRVIPGMGEFGDRYFGTDDDDEQVVVSSQ; encoded by the exons ATGGGTGCTACATATGTGTCAG GTGTTGCTGGGGGTGCAGCATCTGGCAAGACAACAGTTTGTGATATGATTATTCAGCAGCTTCATGATCAACGAGTTGTACTTGTTAATCAG GATTCTTTTTACAATAACTTGACGGAGGAGGAACTTACAAGAGTACAAGATTACAACTTTGACCATCCTG ATGCTTTTGATACTGAGCAATTGCTACGCGTTATGGACAAGTTGAAGCATGGCGAAGCTGTAGATATTCCAAAGTATGATTTTAAGAGTTACAAGAGTGATGACATGTTAAGAAGG GTGAACCCTTCAGATGTTATAATTTTAGAAGGCATCCTTGTTTTCCATGATCCACGTGTTCGGGAGTTGATGAATATGAAGATATTTGTTGACACAG ATGCTGATGTTCGTTTGGCAAGAAGGATTAGGCGTGACACTACTGAGAAGGGTCGGGATATTGGAGCAGTTCTTGATCAG TATTCAAAATTTGTGAAGCCAGCTTTTGATGACTTTATTCTTCCAACAAAGAAGTATGCTGATATAATTATACCCCGTGGAGGAGATAATCATGTGGCCATTGATTTGATTGTACAGCATATTCGCACAAAGCTTGGTCAGCATGACCTGTGTAAAATATATCCTAATTTGTATGTCATTCAGTCAACTTTTCAG ATACGGGGTATGCATACCCTGATACGTGATGCCAAGACAACAAAgcatgattttgtattttactCTGATCGATTGATTCGATTG GTTGTGGAACATGGTTTGGGGCATCTGCCATTTACAGAAAAGCAAGTAATCACTCCTACTG GTTCTGTATACACTGGTGTTGATTTTTGTAAAAGGTTGTGTGGTGTCTCTGTTATCAGAAG TGGGGAGAGTATGGAGAATGCTTTGAGAGCATGCTGTAAAGGTATCAAGATTGGGAAAATTTTAATTCACAGAGAAGGTGACAATGGTCAGCAG CTAATATATGAAAAGTTGCCAAATGATATCTCTGATAGGCATGTGTTACTGTTGGACCCTATACTTGGCACag GGAATTCGGCTGTTCAAGCAATTTCTTTACTCATAAAAAAGGGTGTACCTGAGTCCaacattatatttcttaatctcATATCT GCACCTAAAGGTGTGCATGTGGTATGCAAAAGTTTTCCAAGAATAAAGATAGTAACATCTGAGATTGAGATTGGTTTGAATGAAGATTTCCGTGTCATACCTGGCATGGGCGAGTTTGGAGATCGGTACTTTGgaacagatgatgatgatgagcaaGTGGTAGTTTCTTCCCAGTAG
- the LOC100802899 gene encoding uncharacterized protein encodes MEEETKKNQYHTIQQQEREDNAKWVTHYSSYHQILLVGEGDFSFSLSLAKSFGSASNMVASSLNSYDDVIKMYKNAKSNLDDLHKLGACLLHGVDATKMKLHSDLKMRRFDQVIFNFPHAGFHGKEDNTLLIKKHKALVLGFFKNASGMLRANGEIHVSHKTTAPFNNWNIEKLAAQCFLKLIECADFKREDYPGYNNKRGDSYRCDEPFPLGKCCTFKFIYNPKAKRQNHVKRNQMVVSRQQTCLPLQEIEVAVEQLPTSAHLNYYPQTSHFPKIEEVTSIFGLTNRCTSITGCPLSTMAEVHGRVTPSGGYSAPGMSLGPTRTFQPMEPLQSLQPWPTSTNVRYSLTDYVRTIDNTVPISLEARNEGYQVYGGRSKYLQEEFGRTMHTVPLSLGARNEGYQVYGGRSKYLQEELGGTMRTVPLSLGVRNEGYLVYGGRSNCFQEELARTTTHRASYPFEEGHNLRDTLLKWSTSTNAGYPMRDHVRSMDTAPSSLGARNEGYFSNVYGGSSNYWQEELGRTTALRARARASYSFEGVRSDFERYIAQVPGRLFVQSELHRMNILMQERRVFVES; translated from the exons ATGGAAgaagaaaccaagaagaaccaATATCACACTATTCAGCAACAAGAACGAGAAGACAATGCAAAATGGGTGACCCATTATTCTAGTTATCACCAAATACTGTTGGTGGGAGAGGGTGATTTCTCTTTCTCCCTTTCCCTAGCCAAATCTTTTGGCTCTGCTTCCAACATGGTCGCTTCTTCTCTCAACTCCTacg ATGATGTTATCAAGATGTACAAGAATGCAAAGTCAAATTTAGATGACTTACACAAGCTTGGAGCATGTTTATTACATGGAGTGGATGCAACCAAAATGAAGCTTCATTCAGATTTAAAAATGCGGAGGTTTGACCAAGTTATATTCAATTTTCCTCATGCCGGCTTTCACGGGAAGGAAGATAACACATTACTGATTAA GAAGCATAAAGCCCTTGTACTTGGATTCTTCAAGAATGCAAGTGGCATGCTTCGAGCCAATGGTGAAATTCATGTTAGTCATAAAACTACAGCTCCTTTTAACAACTGGAACATAGAGAAACTTGCTGCACAATGCtttttgaaattgattgagTGTGCTGACTTCAAGAGAGAGGATTACCCAGGTTACAACAATAAGAGAGGTGATAGCTATAGATGTGATGAACCCTTTCCACTTGGTAAGTGCTGCACATTCAAGTTTATCTACAATCCTAAAGCAAAACGGCAAAACCATGTGAAGAGAAATCAAATGGTGGTTTCTAGACAACAAACATGTCTCCCATTACAAGAGATTGAGGTTGCTGTGGAGCAATTACCAACTTCAGCTCATCTCAATTATTATCCTCAAACAAGTCACTTTCCAAAAATAGAGGAAGTAACGTCAATATTTGGCTTAACAAATAGATGCACTTCAATCACTGGGTGTCCCTTAAGTACCATGGCTGAAGTACATGGAAGAGTTACTCCTTCTGGTGGCTATTCTGCTCCTGGTATGAGTCTAGGCCCTACAAGAACATTTCAACCAATGGAGCCATTGCAATCTTTGCAACCATGGCCAACATCAACTAATGTTAGATACTCTCTGACAGATTATGTTAGAACAATTGATAATACTGTTCCCATATCACTTGAAGCTAGAAATGAAGGCTATCAGGTCTACGGGGGCAGGTCAAAATATTTGCAAGAAGAATTTGGCAGAACAATGCATACTGTTCCCTTATCGCTTGGTGCTAGAAATGAAGGCTATCAGGTCTATGGTGGCAGGTCAAAATATTTGCAAGAAGAACTTGGCGGAACAATGCGAACTGTTCCCTTATCACTTGGTGTTAGGAATGAAGGTTATCTAGTCTATGGTGGCAGGTCAAATTGTTTTCAAGAAGAACTTGCTAGAACAACAACTCATAGAGCAAGTTATCCTTTTGAGGAAGGTCACAATCTGAGAGATACATTGCTGAAATGGTCAACATCAACTAATGCTGGATATCCTATGAGAGATCATGTTAGATCAATGGATACTGCTCCTTCATCACTTGGTGCTAGAAATGAAGGCTATTTCAGCAATGTCTATGGTGGCAGCTCAAATTATTGGCAAGAAGAACTTGGTAGAACAACAGCTCTCAGGGCAAGGGCAAGGGCAAGTTATTCTTTTGAAGGAGTAAGGTCTGACTTTGAGAGATACATTGCCCAAGTGCCTGGGAGGTTGTTTGTTCAGAGTGAGCTTCACCGAATGAATATTTTGATGCAAGAGAGAAGGGTGTTTGTTGAGTCCTGA
- the LOC100527893 gene encoding uridine kinase-like protein, which translates to MDTKSAVELMESSAEVHFSGFHMDGFEQRKASIEQPTTSETDMYKQPFVIGVAGGAASGKTTVCDMIIQQLHDQRVVLVNQDSFYNNLTEEELTRVQDYNFDHPDAFDTEQLLRVMDKLKHGEAVDIPKYDFKSYKSDDMLRRVNPSDVIILEGILVFHDPRVRELMNMKIFVDTDADVRLARRIRRDTTEKGRDIGAVLDQYSKFVKPAFDDFILPTKKYADIIIPRGGDNHVAIDLIVQHIRTKLGQHDLCKIYPNLYVIQSTFQIRGMHTLIRDAKTTKHDFVFYSDRLIRLVVEHGLGHLPFTEKQVITPTGSVYTGVDFCKRLCGVSVIRSGESMENALRACCKGIKIGKILIHREGDNGQQLIYEKLPNDISDRHVLLLDPILGTGNSAVQAISLLIKKGVPESNIIFLNLISAPKGVHVVCKSFPRIKIVTSEIEIGLNEDFRVIPGMGEFGDRYFGTDDDDEQVVVSSQ; encoded by the exons ATGGATACTAAGTCGGCTGTAGAATTAATGGAGTCTTCCGCAGAGGTTCATTTTTCTGGATTTCACATGGATGGTTTTGAGCAAAGAAAGGCTAGCATAGAACAACCAACAACCTCAGAAACTGACATGTATAAACAACCTTTTGTCATAG GTGTTGCTGGGGGTGCAGCATCTGGCAAGACAACAGTTTGTGATATGATTATTCAGCAGCTTCATGATCAACGAGTTGTACTTGTTAATCAG GATTCTTTTTACAATAACTTGACGGAGGAGGAACTTACAAGAGTACAAGATTACAACTTTGACCATCCTG ATGCTTTTGATACTGAGCAATTGCTACGCGTTATGGACAAGTTGAAGCATGGCGAAGCTGTAGATATTCCAAAGTATGATTTTAAGAGTTACAAGAGTGATGACATGTTAAGAAGG GTGAACCCTTCAGATGTTATAATTTTAGAAGGCATCCTTGTTTTCCATGATCCACGTGTTCGGGAGTTGATGAATATGAAGATATTTGTTGACACAG ATGCTGATGTTCGTTTGGCAAGAAGGATTAGGCGTGACACTACTGAGAAGGGTCGGGATATTGGAGCAGTTCTTGATCAG TATTCAAAATTTGTGAAGCCAGCTTTTGATGACTTTATTCTTCCAACAAAGAAGTATGCTGATATAATTATACCCCGTGGAGGAGATAATCATGTGGCCATTGATTTGATTGTACAGCATATTCGCACAAAGCTTGGTCAGCATGACCTGTGTAAAATATATCCTAATTTGTATGTCATTCAGTCAACTTTTCAG ATACGGGGTATGCATACCCTGATACGTGATGCCAAGACAACAAAgcatgattttgtattttactCTGATCGATTGATTCGATTG GTTGTGGAACATGGTTTGGGGCATCTGCCATTTACAGAAAAGCAAGTAATCACTCCTACTG GTTCTGTATACACTGGTGTTGATTTTTGTAAAAGGTTGTGTGGTGTCTCTGTTATCAGAAG TGGGGAGAGTATGGAGAATGCTTTGAGAGCATGCTGTAAAGGTATCAAGATTGGGAAAATTTTAATTCACAGAGAAGGTGACAATGGTCAGCAG CTAATATATGAAAAGTTGCCAAATGATATCTCTGATAGGCATGTGTTACTGTTGGACCCTATACTTGGCACag GGAATTCGGCTGTTCAAGCAATTTCTTTACTCATAAAAAAGGGTGTACCTGAGTCCaacattatatttcttaatctcATATCT GCACCTAAAGGTGTGCATGTGGTATGCAAAAGTTTTCCAAGAATAAAGATAGTAACATCTGAGATTGAGATTGGTTTGAATGAAGATTTCCGTGTCATACCTGGCATGGGCGAGTTTGGAGATCGGTACTTTGgaacagatgatgatgatgagcaaGTGGTAGTTTCTTCCCAGTAG
- the LOC100803431 gene encoding NDR1/HIN1-like protein 2, whose translation MLTLPPPPPPRLLTTRQTKQVSPDQIVISKLPIKQHSQESDAPNYVTTKSIRPPPPPPPPPPILRQPPFQRTNPIIWFAAVLCLIFSLLLIFFGVVTLIIFLGIKPRNPYFDIPNANLNAVYFDSPEYFNGDFTLVANITNPNKKIDVRFESFDVELFFSDRIISTQSIEPFTQRRRESRLESLHFISSLVFLPKDLGVNLKGQVQGNRVKYNVRGTFKVRVSMGFFHLSYWLHSRCQIEMTGPPTGVLVARKCITKR comes from the coding sequence ATGCTTACCCTTCCACCCCCACCTCCTCCCCGACTCCTAACCACAAGGCAAACCAAACAAGTCTCTCCTGACCAAATTGTCATATCAAAACTACCAATCAAACAACATTCTCAAGAATCAGATGCACCAAATTATGTTACAACAAAGTCAATTAGGCCGCCGccaccgccaccaccaccaccaccaatacTCAGGCAACCTccatttcaaaggactaatccaATCATATGGTTTGCTGCAGTGTTGTGCCTCATATTCAGCCTTCTACTCATCTTCTTTGGAGTTGTAACTTTGATCATCTTCCTAGGAATCAAGCCAAGAAACCCCTACTTTGACATCCCCAATGCAAACCTCAATGCAGTGTACTTTGACTCACCAGAATACTTCAATGGTGACTTCACCCTCGTTGCAAACATCACCAACCCCAACAAGAAGATTGATGTGAGGTTTGAATCTTTTGATGTCGAGCTTTTCTTCTCAGACAGGATCATATCAACACAGTCCATTGAGCCCTTTACACAGAGGAGAAGGGAGAGCAGGTTGGAGTCCTTGCACTTCATATCCAGCTTGGTGTTTTTGCCTAAGGATCTTGGTGTGAACCTTAAAGGACAGGTGCAAGGGAACAGGGTTAAGTACAATGTAAGAGGAACCTTTAAAGTGAGAGTAAGCATGGGGTTTTTCCATTTGTCTTACTGGTTGCATAGCAGATGCCAGATAGAGATGACTGGTCCACCAACTGGTGTCTTGGTAGCTAGGAAGTGTATCACAAAGAGATGA